The proteins below come from a single Azospirillaceae bacterium genomic window:
- a CDS encoding chemotaxis response regulator CheY gives MKVLVVDDYATMRRIIRNLLTQIGFNDVDEAADGASALQKLRADGKFGLVISDWNMEPMTGLQLLKEVRADAQLKDLPFIMVTAESKTENVVAAKQAGVNNYIVKPFNAETLKQKIQSVIGG, from the coding sequence ATGAAGGTTCTCGTCGTCGACGACTACGCTACGATGCGCCGGATCATCCGGAACCTGCTGACCCAGATCGGCTTCAACGATGTGGACGAGGCGGCCGACGGTGCGAGCGCGCTGCAGAAGCTGCGTGCGGACGGCAAGTTCGGCCTCGTCATCTCCGACTGGAACATGGAGCCGATGACCGGCCTCCAGCTCCTCAAGGAAGTCCGGGCCGACGCCCAGTTGAAGGATCTGCCGTTCATCATGGTGACGGCCGAAAGCAAGACCGAGAACGTGGTCGCGGCGAAGCAAGCCGGTGTGAACAACTACATCGTGAAGCCCTTCAACGCCGAGACGCTGAAGCAGAAAATCCAGTCGGTTATCGGAGGCTGA